In a genomic window of Streptomyces roseoviridis:
- a CDS encoding N-acetyltransferase — MDLHITTLAERPHLQGPLWDMKHLWPEFMMYDPVGWSHMGRIVTDFPEYVLVATDGVDGPFVARGFSVPFELGAKGRGELPDTGWDQVLLWAFSDLRHGRTPDTVSAIEITVDTSALGQGVSHRMLAAMRDNARRLGFSDVVAPVRPNGKHLEAASAIHEYAFRTRESDGLPHDPWLRVHVRAGGTVEKVAPASMTIGGSVEQWRRWTGLPFDADGPVDVEGALVPVHCEASRGYAVYVEPNVWVRHRL; from the coding sequence ATGGACCTGCACATCACGACTCTCGCCGAACGCCCCCACCTCCAGGGGCCCCTGTGGGACATGAAGCACCTCTGGCCGGAGTTCATGATGTACGACCCGGTCGGCTGGTCCCACATGGGCAGGATCGTGACCGACTTCCCCGAGTACGTCCTCGTCGCCACCGACGGGGTCGACGGGCCGTTCGTGGCGCGGGGGTTCAGCGTCCCCTTCGAGCTGGGGGCGAAGGGGCGCGGCGAACTGCCCGACACCGGCTGGGACCAGGTCCTGCTCTGGGCGTTCTCCGACCTGCGGCACGGCCGCACGCCGGACACCGTCAGCGCGATCGAGATCACCGTGGACACGAGCGCGCTCGGGCAGGGCGTCTCGCACCGCATGCTGGCGGCCATGCGCGACAACGCCCGCCGGCTCGGCTTCTCCGACGTCGTCGCCCCGGTGCGGCCCAACGGCAAGCACCTGGAGGCAGCGTCCGCCATCCACGAGTACGCCTTCCGCACGCGGGAGTCGGACGGCCTGCCGCACGACCCGTGGCTGCGCGTCCACGTTCGCGCGGGCGGCACCGTGGAGAAGGTCGCCCCGGCGTCGATGACGATCGGCGGCTCCGTGGAGCAGTGGCGCCGCTGGACGGGCCTGCCCTTCGACGCCGACGGCCCGGTCGACGTCGAGGGCGCCCTGGTGCCGGTGCACTGCGAGGCGTCGCGGGGCTACGCGGTCTACGTCGAACCGAACGTCTGGGTGCGCCACCGCCTGTGA
- a CDS encoding HNH endonuclease family protein → MPTHQKPLTATAFAVLALLAGAACSPGDDAPSAKGGAGTALAAVDTLTVKGRAPKTGYDREKFGRAWTDVDRNGCGTRDDVLRRDLTGVRYKDGGHCKVATGTLTADPYTGGSVDYVRGRSKVDIDHVVALSDAWQKGAQKWDAGTRLRFANDPLNLLAVDATANRRKSDGDAATWLPPNRAYRCPYVARQVAVKKKYGVWVTAAERDAMKRVLGSCPGQRLP, encoded by the coding sequence GTGCCGACGCATCAGAAGCCCCTCACCGCCACGGCCTTCGCCGTCCTCGCCCTGCTCGCCGGTGCCGCCTGCTCGCCCGGTGACGACGCACCCTCCGCCAAGGGCGGCGCCGGAACCGCCCTCGCCGCCGTCGACACGCTGACGGTCAAGGGCAGGGCGCCGAAGACCGGTTACGACCGGGAGAAGTTCGGGCGGGCGTGGACGGACGTCGACCGCAACGGCTGCGGCACCCGGGACGACGTACTCCGGCGCGATCTGACCGGCGTCCGTTACAAGGACGGCGGTCACTGCAAGGTGGCCACCGGCACCCTGACCGCCGACCCGTACACCGGCGGGTCCGTCGACTACGTCCGCGGCCGCAGCAAGGTGGACATCGACCACGTCGTCGCGCTGTCCGACGCCTGGCAGAAGGGCGCGCAGAAGTGGGACGCCGGCACCCGGCTGCGGTTCGCCAACGACCCGCTCAACCTGCTCGCCGTGGACGCGACGGCCAACCGCCGCAAGTCCGACGGTGACGCCGCGACCTGGCTGCCGCCGAACCGGGCCTACCGCTGCCCGTACGTGGCCCGGCAGGTCGCCGTGAAGAAGAAGTACGGGGTCTGGGTGACCGCGGCCGAGCGGGACGCGATGAAGCGGGTGCTCGGGAGCTGCCCGGGCCAGCGGCTGCCGTAG
- a CDS encoding TetR/AcrR family transcriptional regulator: protein MTSRRTYHHGDLRQSVLTAALDVIATDGPGALSLRDLARRAGVSHAAPAHHFKDRTGLLTAIAAQGYDLLADALADAPDLRERGVRYVRFALAHPAHFQVMFQPGLYRADDPGLLAAKERASAELRAGITSLTDADGPATATGPATVTGPATATGPAPDPRTAPDPRTAGIAAWSLAHGFATLLLTHNVAGAVGDHDPGDYFRSLADLMFRTGPA, encoded by the coding sequence ATGACCAGTCGGCGCACCTATCACCACGGCGACCTGCGGCAGTCCGTCCTCACCGCCGCCCTCGACGTCATCGCCACCGACGGGCCGGGCGCGCTCAGCCTGCGCGACCTCGCGCGCCGCGCGGGCGTCTCGCACGCCGCCCCCGCCCACCACTTCAAGGACCGCACCGGCCTGCTCACCGCGATCGCCGCACAGGGCTACGACCTGCTCGCCGACGCCCTCGCCGACGCCCCTGACCTGCGGGAACGAGGAGTGCGGTACGTACGGTTCGCCCTCGCCCACCCGGCGCACTTCCAGGTGATGTTCCAGCCCGGCCTGTACCGCGCCGACGACCCCGGGCTGCTCGCCGCCAAGGAGCGGGCCTCCGCCGAACTCCGCGCCGGCATCACGAGCCTCACCGACGCCGACGGCCCCGCCACCGCCACCGGCCCCGCCACCGTCACCGGTCCCGCCACCGCCACCGGCCCCGCCCCGGACCCGCGCACCGCCCCGGACCCGCGCACCGCGGGCATCGCCGCCTGGTCCCTCGCCCACGGCTTCGCGACCCTGCTGCTCACCCACAACGTGGCCGGAGCGGTCGGCGACCACGACCCCGGCGACTACTTCCGCTCGCTCGCCGACCTGATGTTCCGGACGGGCCCCGCATGA
- a CDS encoding SCO6745 family protein → MTAENAYGSGADSVEPGQVRRLWHLLEPLHALHYYAPEAFEEAAALGYDVEERWPSYFAWRAAALGPVGAERVASAFYSFSPDKVARHVPAVWRTAAPADVLAARLRAVDRTYRVHLGADVLEGPALAEAAVLARRAAEAAGTAGRPLAAAHAELPWSDVPHLALWQAATLLREHRGDGHLAALMAAGLDPVESLVSFAAVGAAAEETFAGRGWSGEQWSAARDRLAARGLVHPDGTATDAGRALRAEVERRTDALAAGPWAALGPEATGRLAELLGGPWLAAVGSGLLPSENTLGIGRI, encoded by the coding sequence ATGACCGCGGAGAACGCGTACGGCTCCGGTGCCGACAGCGTCGAGCCGGGCCAGGTGCGCCGGCTGTGGCACCTGCTCGAACCCCTGCACGCGCTGCACTACTACGCCCCCGAGGCGTTCGAGGAGGCCGCCGCCCTGGGCTACGACGTCGAGGAACGCTGGCCCTCCTACTTCGCCTGGCGCGCCGCCGCCCTCGGGCCCGTCGGCGCCGAACGGGTGGCCTCGGCCTTCTACTCCTTCAGCCCGGACAAGGTCGCCCGCCACGTCCCCGCCGTCTGGCGGACCGCCGCCCCCGCCGACGTCCTCGCCGCCCGGCTCCGCGCCGTCGACCGGACCTACCGGGTGCACCTCGGCGCCGACGTCCTCGAGGGCCCCGCCCTCGCCGAGGCCGCCGTCCTCGCCCGCCGCGCCGCCGAGGCGGCCGGGACCGCCGGCCGCCCCCTGGCCGCCGCCCACGCCGAACTCCCCTGGTCCGACGTCCCCCACCTCGCCCTGTGGCAGGCCGCCACGCTCCTGCGCGAACACCGCGGCGACGGCCACCTCGCCGCCCTGATGGCGGCCGGGCTCGACCCCGTCGAGTCCCTCGTCTCCTTCGCCGCGGTCGGCGCCGCCGCCGAGGAGACCTTCGCCGGCCGCGGCTGGAGCGGGGAGCAGTGGAGCGCCGCCCGCGACCGGCTCGCCGCCCGCGGCCTGGTCCACCCCGACGGCACCGCCACCGACGCCGGACGCGCCCTGCGCGCCGAGGTCGAACGCCGCACGGACGCACTCGCCGCCGGTCCGTGGGCCGCGCTGGGGCCGGAGGCGACCGGGCGGCTGGCGGAGCTGCTGGGCGGGCCGTGGCTGGCGGCCGTCGGATCCGGACTCCTGCCGTCGGAGAACACGCTGGGTATCGGCAGGATCTGA
- a CDS encoding N-6 DNA methylase, translating to MPESAAEVTAAGIARLAGVGRAAVSNWRRRHADFPKPVGGTETSPSFALADVEAWLRAQGKLAEVPLAERVWQQIAGHPAGAVTALVHAGCALLLVRDRAAAWPTLAAAPDARLAELLPVPLEETLTERFGAERSVHTPTARALAPSVPLLRGVADMAAGATPREVFDFLLGRHLDANPRQYTLTPPGPAALMAALAGPAATVLDPACGTGALLTATAAAPAPGGTAPAPTALYGQDADPDLAALTALRLALSTDTAVDVRVLSGDTLRADAFPALGADAVLCHPPFNERNWGHDELAYDSRWEYGFPARTESELAWVQHALARLRPGGTAVILMPPAAASRRSGRRIRADLLRRGALRAVVALPAGAAPPYGIPLHLWVLRRPVPGERPAAELLFVDTAHETAAGTATGTATGGRDRLDWTSVESAVLAAWRSFDRTGTLTATPGGSRAVPVIELLDDDVDLAPARHLPPPAAAEGAAQLTGVRERLTETLRRTRELTPPPAADSGSGALRWPATTVGELARAGALTLRAGGTGATPAGVAVPVPVLTDTDVLAGHAPSGALPEAPAGGPAEEPVLLAAGDVVVPVLGGGSVARVVDDATAGAALGRNVHLLRPDPAALDPWFLAGFLRATANNRQASSYASTATRLDVRRLQLPRLPLGEQRRYGERFRALAEFEEALRLAGRLGEQLVQGMYDGLADGSVAP from the coding sequence GTGCCGGAGAGCGCAGCTGAGGTGACCGCCGCGGGCATCGCCCGCCTCGCGGGGGTCGGCAGGGCCGCCGTGAGCAACTGGCGCCGCCGCCACGCCGACTTCCCCAAACCCGTCGGCGGCACCGAGACCAGTCCGTCCTTCGCCCTCGCCGACGTCGAGGCGTGGCTGCGCGCCCAGGGCAAACTGGCCGAGGTCCCGCTCGCCGAACGCGTCTGGCAGCAGATCGCCGGACACCCCGCGGGTGCCGTCACCGCCCTCGTCCACGCGGGCTGCGCCCTCCTCCTCGTACGCGACCGGGCCGCGGCCTGGCCCACGCTGGCCGCCGCGCCCGACGCGCGCCTCGCGGAGCTGCTTCCGGTGCCCCTGGAGGAGACGCTGACCGAGCGCTTCGGCGCCGAGCGAAGCGTCCACACCCCCACGGCCCGCGCCCTCGCCCCGTCCGTCCCGCTCCTGCGCGGCGTGGCCGACATGGCGGCCGGCGCCACCCCGCGCGAGGTCTTCGACTTCCTCCTCGGCCGCCACCTGGACGCCAACCCCCGCCAGTACACGCTCACCCCGCCCGGCCCCGCCGCCCTCATGGCGGCGCTCGCCGGCCCGGCGGCCACGGTCCTCGACCCCGCCTGCGGCACCGGAGCCCTGCTCACCGCCACCGCCGCGGCGCCCGCCCCCGGCGGCACCGCCCCGGCCCCCACCGCCCTCTACGGCCAGGACGCCGACCCCGACCTGGCCGCGCTGACCGCCCTGCGCCTCGCGCTCTCCACCGACACCGCCGTCGACGTCCGGGTCCTGTCCGGCGACACCCTGCGGGCGGACGCCTTCCCGGCCCTCGGCGCCGACGCCGTGCTGTGCCACCCGCCGTTCAACGAGCGCAACTGGGGACACGACGAACTGGCCTACGACTCCCGCTGGGAGTACGGCTTCCCGGCCCGTACCGAGTCCGAGCTGGCCTGGGTCCAGCACGCTTTGGCCCGGCTGCGCCCCGGCGGCACCGCCGTGATCCTCATGCCGCCCGCCGCCGCCTCCCGCCGCTCGGGCCGCCGCATCCGGGCCGACCTGCTGCGCCGCGGCGCCCTGCGGGCCGTCGTCGCCCTGCCCGCCGGCGCCGCGCCCCCGTACGGCATCCCGCTCCACCTCTGGGTGCTGCGCAGGCCCGTCCCCGGCGAACGCCCCGCCGCCGAACTGCTCTTCGTCGACACCGCGCACGAGACCGCCGCCGGCACGGCGACGGGCACGGCCACCGGTGGCCGCGACCGCCTGGACTGGACGTCCGTCGAGAGCGCCGTCCTGGCCGCCTGGCGGTCCTTCGACCGGACCGGCACCCTCACCGCGACACCCGGCGGGAGCCGCGCCGTCCCGGTCATCGAACTCCTCGACGACGACGTCGACCTGGCCCCCGCCCGCCACCTCCCGCCGCCCGCCGCCGCCGAAGGAGCGGCACAGCTCACCGGCGTCCGCGAACGGCTCACCGAGACCCTGCGCCGCACCCGCGAGCTGACCCCGCCGCCCGCCGCGGACAGCGGTTCCGGAGCCCTGCGCTGGCCCGCCACCACTGTCGGCGAACTCGCCCGCGCGGGCGCCCTCACGCTGCGCGCCGGCGGCACCGGCGCCACCCCGGCCGGCGTCGCGGTCCCCGTCCCCGTCCTCACCGACACCGACGTCCTCGCCGGCCACGCCCCCTCCGGCGCGCTTCCCGAGGCCCCGGCCGGGGGCCCCGCCGAGGAACCCGTGCTGCTCGCCGCCGGCGACGTGGTCGTCCCCGTCCTGGGCGGCGGCTCGGTCGCCCGGGTCGTCGACGACGCCACGGCCGGCGCCGCCCTCGGCCGCAACGTCCACCTCCTGCGCCCCGACCCCGCGGCCCTCGACCCCTGGTTCCTGGCCGGCTTCCTGCGCGCCACCGCCAACAACCGCCAGGCCAGTTCGTACGCCTCCACCGCCACCCGGCTCGACGTCCGCCGCCTCCAGCTGCCCCGCCTGCCGCTCGGCGAGCAGCGGCGCTACGGGGAGCGGTTCCGGGCGCTCGCGGAGTTCGAGGAGGCGCTGCGGCTCGCGGGACGGCTCGGCGAGCAGCTGGTGCAGGGCATGTACGACGGCCTCGCGGACGGCTCGGTCGCGCCCTGA
- a CDS encoding SGNH/GDSL hydrolase family protein, with protein MTAPAPGPASAVAPAARRALRRAATALLAAALVTACASCTGGPAPARSDDGPWRGAWAASPQPPSAGNWSVRGFADHTLRQAVRLTAGGTGVRIELSNRYGTTPLRIAGATVARPAQGGAVRPGSVRALTFRSRPAATIPPGGTLLSDGLPMTVRPFESLTVTLRPAGPTGPATVHQDAAATGYRAAGDHRDDVSGGAFTETGTSWYYLTGVEVTGGPDAHRRDGVVAFGDSLTDGHGSRTDADHRYPDLLAERLAALGRPRAVLNHGISGNKVVRPGGATGEKALDRFQPDVLAERGIGTVLVLEGVNDIGGRLHADVGVEELIAGHRALVRQARARGLRTVGATLLPFKGSAYDTPENEAQRDAFNTWMRTSGTYDAVVDLDRALADPADPDRLLPAYDSGDHLHPGDAGYRAMAEAVDPGAL; from the coding sequence ATGACCGCCCCGGCCCCCGGCCCCGCCTCCGCCGTCGCTCCCGCCGCCCGTCGCGCGCTGCGACGGGCGGCCACCGCCCTCCTCGCCGCCGCCCTGGTCACCGCCTGCGCCTCCTGCACCGGCGGCCCGGCCCCGGCCCGTAGCGACGACGGGCCCTGGCGCGGCGCCTGGGCCGCGTCGCCGCAGCCGCCGTCCGCCGGCAACTGGTCCGTACGGGGCTTCGCCGACCACACCCTGCGCCAGGCCGTCCGGCTCACCGCGGGCGGCACCGGGGTGCGGATCGAGCTGTCCAACCGGTACGGCACCACGCCGCTGCGAATCGCCGGGGCCACGGTGGCCCGCCCCGCGCAGGGCGGCGCCGTGCGGCCGGGCTCGGTCCGTGCCCTCACCTTCCGCAGCCGCCCGGCGGCGACGATCCCGCCCGGCGGCACCCTGCTCAGCGACGGGCTGCCGATGACCGTGCGGCCCTTCGAGTCGCTGACCGTGACGCTCCGCCCGGCCGGTCCGACCGGCCCCGCCACCGTCCACCAGGACGCCGCCGCCACCGGCTACCGGGCGGCGGGCGACCACCGCGACGACGTGTCCGGCGGCGCGTTCACCGAGACCGGCACGTCCTGGTACTACCTGACCGGCGTCGAGGTCACCGGCGGCCCCGACGCCCACCGCCGCGACGGCGTGGTCGCCTTCGGCGACTCCCTCACCGACGGCCACGGCTCCCGCACCGACGCCGACCACCGCTACCCCGACCTGCTCGCCGAACGGCTCGCCGCCCTCGGCCGCCCCCGAGCCGTCCTCAACCACGGCATCAGCGGCAACAAGGTCGTCCGGCCCGGCGGCGCCACGGGCGAGAAGGCCCTGGACCGGTTCCAGCCGGACGTCCTCGCCGAACGCGGCATCGGCACGGTCCTCGTCCTGGAAGGCGTCAACGACATCGGCGGCCGTCTCCACGCCGACGTCGGCGTCGAGGAGCTGATCGCCGGCCATCGCGCACTCGTCCGCCAGGCCCGTGCCCGCGGCCTGAGGACGGTCGGCGCGACGCTCCTCCCGTTCAAGGGGTCCGCCTACGACACCCCGGAGAACGAGGCCCAACGGGACGCCTTCAACACCTGGATGCGCACCTCGGGCACGTACGACGCCGTCGTCGACCTCGACCGGGCCCTCGCGGATCCGGCCGACCCCGACCGCCTGCTGCCCGCCTACGACTCCGGCGACCACCTCCACCCCGGCGACGCCGGCTACCGCGCGATGGCCGAGGCCGTCGACCCCGGCGCGCTCTGA